CCCCTATCGGTAAGGGTCAGCGTGGACTAATAGTCGCTCCACCACGTAGCGGTAAGACCGAGCTTATGAAAGAGTTAGCTCACGGCATAGCTAAAAATCATCCAGAGGCTCATTTGATGGTGCTTCTTGTAGACGAGAGGCCAGAAGAGGTTACCGATATGCAACGTTGTGTAAAGGGTGAGGTTTTTAGTTCTACTTTTGATCTACCAGCACTTAATCACGTACGAGTTGCAGAACTTGTCATAGAAAAGGCAAAGCGTCTAGTTGAAATGGGTAAAGATGTAATCATCTTGCTTGATAGTATCACGCGTCTTGCACGTGCGTATAACACAGTAACTCCGCCAAGTGGCAAAGTACTAACTGGTGGTGTGGATGCAAACGCCTTGCATAAGCCAAAACGCTTCTTTGGAGCGGCAAGGAATATTGAGTTTGGCGGAAGCTTAACTATTATCGCAACGGCTCTTATTGATACCGGTTCACGTATGGACGAGGTTATATTTGAAGAGTTTAAAGGCACAGGCAATAGTGAGATCGTATTAGACCGCAACATCTCAGATCGCCGAATTTACCCAGCCATAAATGTGCTAAAATCAGGCACAAGAAAAGAGGAGCTTCTACAAAAACCAGACGAGCTTCAAAAAATTTGGGCTATACGCTCAGCGATAGCCACGATGGATGATATAGAAGCACTTAAATTTTTATATGCGAAGATGTTAAAAACCAAAGATAATAAAGAGTTACTTTCTATATTAAATGAATAAAAATTTAAAACCGTTTTAAATATGGCTGATTTGCTTTTTAGTTTTATTGATTGCGTTAAGCATGACATAATCGCATAGAGCAAAGAAGCGAATATAAACACTTTTGCTTTCATTGGCTACACAAAATCTTATGTGATTAGTATAAATGATTGTGAATTTAGTAGCAGGATATAGCTAAATTTATAAGCAAATTTAAAAATAAAATTTCATTCTAAAACATATTTTGACATATATGATAACACCGATGTAACAGCATCTTATAATATATACTTTAATAGCTAAAATTTTAAATCGCTTTAAATTTAAGAAATTAAAATGGAATGTTACACCAAATTTTAAAGAGATCGGCAAAAATTTTAGTAGCAAACTTTAATACAGATACATAAGTAACAAAAGTGGCAAATTATGCCGATGTCTATTGCGTTTAGCGTTGAAGTAAAATACATAAGGCTAAATTTATTACAAAAGACTAGAGCAGACGCTCTAGTCTTTTAAATTTAATCATCGCCAAAAAGTGCTTTTAGATCCTTAGCAAAGTCATTTTTGCTATCGCCATTTACACTATCATTAACATTCGTATCTCTAGCACCAAGCTCATTAAGCTCTATTTCATAGCCTGTTAGCATACTTGCAAGACGGATATTTATACCATTTTTACCTATAGCTTTGCTCTTTTGTTCACTCACTAGGCTCACAACAGCCCTTTTGCCGTCTATTACTACAGAGCTGATTATGGCTGGACTCATAGCACGTGCGACAAAGATGGCTGGCTCACTCGCATACTCAATGGCGTCTATATTTTCGTTATGTAGCTCTTTGCTAACAGCGTTTATTCTCACGCCTTTTGTGCCGACCGCCGCACCTACTGGGTCAATGTTTGGTGTGATTGAGATGAGTGCGACTTTCGCCCTTTCACCAGGAATCCTCGCACTACCTTGTATTATTATACCGCCATCTTTTATCTCAGGCACCTCGGCAGCTAAAAGTGCTTCAAGGAATTTTGGTGAAGTCCTACTTAGCTCAACTCTAATGCCCTGCGTTTTATCTACAAAAACTTTGCGAATAACAGCTTTTACGACATTGCCTACTTTAAATTTCTCACCCTTTATGCGATTTTTACGTGGCAAAATAGCACGCAACTCATCTATCTCAATATATGTATTCTCATCATTATCTACACGCACAACCGAGCCAAAAACCATATGTCCAACCATATCATTATATTTTTGAAAAATTTTCTCTTCAAGCAGACGTTGTATGTGATATTCAAGCTCTTTGTGAAGAGTTTGTGCGGCAGTTCTACCAAGATTATCAAGACTTAGCTCGTATGTCAGCTCATCACCTACCTCCACGCTACTATCGATCTTTTTTGCATCTTTTAAGCTTATAAAATGTTCATTGTCTTCGCCCAAACGTTCATCATTATTTGCGACAATGGCTATTTTTTGATAAAGCTTTAAATTTTTATTTGCATCAAGACTAACGTCATACTCATAGTTTTCGCCATATACATGCTTTGCAGTATTTATCAAAGCACGTATAATACGCTCTTTTACGTCATCTATCTCAAGTCCTTTTTCATTGGCAATTGACTCTATAATATCAGAAATTCTCTCCATTTTTTCTCCATTTATAACGATAAATTTTTGGGAATTTAAATCGTGCAGTGTAGCAATTATACAATTTTGATACTAATAAAAAGTTTAATGTGAGTTTTATTAGCTTTTTGCTATACTCACGAATTCAAAAAAGCTAAAAGCAAAAGTTAAGGATACAAAATGGACTTAAAACTAGCCAGAACAGAGATAGATGCAAAGGCAAAAGCGATCTCTCTTGATAAAATAGAAGCAGCGGTCAGCAAAGAGGGTCAAAAAATTTTCTATTTTGATAAAGAAAATAGCCATAAACAACTCATCGCTCTTGTTGAGTATTTTGAAGAAAAAGGGCTAAGTGTATATCACAGAAGTGTTAAATACGGACTTGATGAGAATGACTATATGTATGAGGTGCACATTCTTTGAGTAGCGTAGAGAGTAAAAAACTATTTATCCAAACGCTTGGTTGTGCGATGAATGTTCGTGATAGCGAACACATCATCGCTGAGCTAAATCAAAAAGAAAATTACACTCTTACGAACAATATAGAAGACGCCGATCTCATACTCATAAATACCTGCTCAGTGCGTGAAAAGCCCGTGCATAAGCTATTTAGCGAAGTTGGTGCCTTTGAAAAAGTCAAGAAAAATGGTGCGAAAATAGGAGTTTGTGGTTGCACGGCAAGTCACTTAGGAAGTGAAATTTTCAAACGTGCTCCTTATGTGGATTTTGTTCTTGGGGCCAGAAATGTCAGTAAAATTTCAACCGCCATTAAGACGCCAAAATTTATAAGCACAGATATAAATCATGATGAGAGCGAGTACGCTTTTGGTGAATTTCGTAGCTCACCTTATAAAAGCTATATTAATATCTCAATCGGTTGCGATAAAAAGTGCACCTACTGCATTGTGCCACACACTCGTGGAGACGAGATCTCAATACCATTAAATTTAATCCTCAATGAGGTACAAAAAGCAGCGGATAATGGTGCAAAAGAGATATTTTTACTCGGTCAAAATGTCAACAACTATGGCAAACGTTTCTCTGCGGCTCATCAAAAGATTGATTTTAGTGACCTGCTTGTGAAAATCAGTGAGATAAGTGGCATTGAACGAATACGTTTTACTAGTCCTCATCCACTTCATATGGATGATAAATTTTTAGAGGTTTTTAGTACAAATGATAAAATTTGCAAGTCTATGCATATGCCACTGCAAAGCGGAAGCACTAAAGTTTTGCGTGAGATGAGACGTGGATACACAAAAGAGTGGTTTTTAGATAGGGCTTTAAAACTTCGTGAGATGTGTCCTGATGTGAGTATTTCAACTGACATTATAGTTGCATTTCCGGGCGAAAGCGACGAAGAATTTGCAGATACGATGGATGTGATAGAGCGTGTACGATTTGAGCAAATTTTTAGCTTTAAATATTCGCCTCGCCCACTTACAAAAGCGGCTGAGTTTAGCAACCAAATCCCTGAAAATATCGCATCAACAAGGCTTAGTCATCTACAAAATCGCCACGCACAAATTTTAGATGAGATAACTGCAATGCAAAATGACAAAATAATGGATGTTTATTTTGAAGAGCTACGCCCAAATGGTGGCGTTGCTGGGCGGAGCTTTAACAACTTTTTAGTTCAAATAAATGGCAGCGAAGAGCTGCTTGGCAAAATTTTAAAAGTGTGTATAAAAAATCCAAAGCGAATGGTGCTTTATGGTGAACTTGCGTGATACGATTAAAAAAATATATCTAAATGTAGTAGTATTTGGGCTATATCTGCTAATTTGGCTCATTTTTTTAACCTGCAAAAAGAGTTACACAAATACAAATTTAAACAATAAATCCTGCATTGTGCTATTTTGGCATGGCAGACTTGCGATGATGAGCTTTGCATATCGACACTGGTGGAGCAAGAAAAGCGGTGGCAAACGTCAAGGCAAAGTCATCATAAGCGACCATAATGATGGCGAAATCATCACTAGAGTAATAAATTTTTTCTCCATCGGCACAATAAGAGGCAGTAGCTCAAAGGGCGGTGCAAAGGCACTTATAGAGGCTTTGCGTGAGATAAAAAACAGCATTGATATCATCATCACACCAGATGGTCCACGTGGTCCAAGACATAGCGTAGCAGATGGAGCGATCATAATCGCACAAAGACAAAATGCCTCAGTTCAAATTTTAAACTACGAAGCAGATAGTTTTTGGCAGCTTAAAAGCTGGGATCAAATGATCGTGCCAAAGCCATTTTCAACTATAAATTTTAGTCTTTCAGAGCCTTTTAGCCTATCAAATTTAGACAAAGAGAGTGCAAAAGAGCTGATACAAAGCAAACTTTGGCAAGCTAGCCAGACAGATGGTGGTAAAAGTGTAGAACAAAATAAACAAGACTTTATTATAAATTTAAAAGCGTGGTGGGCAAAACAGGAGATAAAATACGGCAAGAGCGAGAGTTATATAAAAAATCAAAAAAGCCAATCACAAAATAAAAACTCAACACAAAGCCAAGAAAGTGGGGTAAAACAGAGCAACGACACCACGAAAGAGCTAGGATGAAAGGTAAAAATTTAGCTGTCATTATCTCGATATCCATTATTATTTTTGGTTGGCTATTTTTAGAGATAAATGGTTCATACCAGCTATCCTTTAAAGCTAAATTTTATTATGAGATTGGAAATTTCCAACGTTCGCTTGAGCTAAGCCAAAGAGCATTTGAGCTAGATAAATACAATAAAATGGCAAACACTTTGCTCAATCAAAGTCGTTTGGCTATAAAATTTTCAGAGTATATAAGTTTAGGTGATGAGTATCTAAGTCGTATAAAAAGTATAAGTCAAAATAAAGTAACTAACGCAGATCGTGAGCGTATAAGGCTTATGTGCGATGTGATGATCGAAGGATATGATGAGCTAAAAAGTAGCCCACTTTTAGACGATGAGCTAAAAAGTAAAGCCTTAAGAATGCGAGATAATTTTATAAAGCTTAAAAATGAGCTTTTTT
This window of the Campylobacter anatolicus genome carries:
- the rho gene encoding transcription termination factor Rho, producing the protein MENNANQPSENNTQTPKNSKKHQNTRTHIPVDGHKIEELRTLGLEELVQIANSVGVENPREFRRQDLIFEILKTQTKQGGFILFTGILEVTNEGYGFLRSVDANLSDSSNDAYVSNSQIRKFALRVGDIVTGQVREPKDQEKYYALLKIEAVNYMPLAEAKERPLFDNLTPLFPTEKLHLEYEPMRLTGRVLDLFTPIGKGQRGLIVAPPRSGKTELMKELAHGIAKNHPEAHLMVLLVDERPEEVTDMQRCVKGEVFSSTFDLPALNHVRVAELVIEKAKRLVEMGKDVIILLDSITRLARAYNTVTPPSGKVLTGGVDANALHKPKRFFGAARNIEFGGSLTIIATALIDTGSRMDEVIFEEFKGTGNSEIVLDRNISDRRIYPAINVLKSGTRKEELLQKPDELQKIWAIRSAIATMDDIEALKFLYAKMLKTKDNKELLSILNE
- a CDS encoding lysophospholipid acyltransferase family protein — protein: MVNLRDTIKKIYLNVVVFGLYLLIWLIFLTCKKSYTNTNLNNKSCIVLFWHGRLAMMSFAYRHWWSKKSGGKRQGKVIISDHNDGEIITRVINFFSIGTIRGSSSKGGAKALIEALREIKNSIDIIITPDGPRGPRHSVADGAIIIAQRQNASVQILNYEADSFWQLKSWDQMIVPKPFSTINFSLSEPFSLSNLDKESAKELIQSKLWQASQTDGGKSVEQNKQDFIINLKAWWAKQEIKYGKSESYIKNQKSQSQNKNSTQSQESGVKQSNDTTKELG
- the nusA gene encoding transcription termination factor NusA produces the protein MERISDIIESIANEKGLEIDDVKERIIRALINTAKHVYGENYEYDVSLDANKNLKLYQKIAIVANNDERLGEDNEHFISLKDAKKIDSSVEVGDELTYELSLDNLGRTAAQTLHKELEYHIQRLLEEKIFQKYNDMVGHMVFGSVVRVDNDENTYIEIDELRAILPRKNRIKGEKFKVGNVVKAVIRKVFVDKTQGIRVELSRTSPKFLEALLAAEVPEIKDGGIIIQGSARIPGERAKVALISITPNIDPVGAAVGTKGVRINAVSKELHNENIDAIEYASEPAIFVARAMSPAIISSVVIDGKRAVVSLVSEQKSKAIGKNGINIRLASMLTGYEIELNELGARDTNVNDSVNGDSKNDFAKDLKALFGDD
- a CDS encoding HP0268 family nuclease; this translates as MDLKLARTEIDAKAKAISLDKIEAAVSKEGQKIFYFDKENSHKQLIALVEYFEEKGLSVYHRSVKYGLDENDYMYEVHIL
- the miaB gene encoding tRNA (N6-isopentenyl adenosine(37)-C2)-methylthiotransferase MiaB — translated: MSSVESKKLFIQTLGCAMNVRDSEHIIAELNQKENYTLTNNIEDADLILINTCSVREKPVHKLFSEVGAFEKVKKNGAKIGVCGCTASHLGSEIFKRAPYVDFVLGARNVSKISTAIKTPKFISTDINHDESEYAFGEFRSSPYKSYINISIGCDKKCTYCIVPHTRGDEISIPLNLILNEVQKAADNGAKEIFLLGQNVNNYGKRFSAAHQKIDFSDLLVKISEISGIERIRFTSPHPLHMDDKFLEVFSTNDKICKSMHMPLQSGSTKVLREMRRGYTKEWFLDRALKLREMCPDVSISTDIIVAFPGESDEEFADTMDVIERVRFEQIFSFKYSPRPLTKAAEFSNQIPENIASTRLSHLQNRHAQILDEITAMQNDKIMDVYFEELRPNGGVAGRSFNNFLVQINGSEELLGKILKVCIKNPKRMVLYGELA